The Ruegeria sp. SCSIO 43209 genomic interval ATTTGTCGGAGCCGACTTTCAGCACATGGATCCCCATCCGCTGCTGGCAATACTAACTGATACCGCCATTGCGGTTTCCAGTCCCAAGAACCTTTACTTCCAGCCAGTGGAAGCCAAATGCAATCACGCCCGCAACGAAAATATAAAAAACGGCCAAAAGGATGAGTGGCTCGTAAATAATGAAAGTGTCGGAGCGCACACGTGAAGACACTGCGTAAATGTCGACGACAGTGATGGTCGCAACCAATGGAGTTGCTTTGAGTTGCAATATGGTTTCACCGCCCAATGTCGGCAGGACGTTGCGGATAGCTTGCGGCAACCAGATACGGCGAAACATGGTGAAACGTGGCATGCCAAATGCCTTGGCTGCCTCAAGCTGACCCTTGGCGACCCCTTTGAAGGCACCGCGCATCACCTCTCCTTCGTAGCCGGCATAGGACAACGTCAGCGCCAGCACTGCATAAGGCCAGGCCTGCCGCAAATAGGGCCACAACTCGGAAGAGCGTATCCAGGGGAACTGCGGAAACAAAGACCCAAGCCCATAATACAATAACCAGAGTTGCAGCAGCAGCGGTGTGCCGCGGATGATAGTGCAAAATGCCTTGGCCGGGGCGGCAAGATACCAAGGCCCTACCGCCTGTGCCAATCCAAGAGGAACGGCGAGTAGGAAACCCAAAACTACGGTGACCACCAACAGCCAGATTGTCGTCCAAATGCCCTGAAGGGCGAGCGGCGCATAATTCGGGATCCAGTCCCACTGAAGAGAGACGGCGCACCAGACAACGATTCCAGCGAATATCAGCATCATCACAATGCGATGTGGTTGCATCAACGATCTGAAATCAATCATCTGCCCCCTCCTTTAAGGGAGGGTTGGCCGCGACGCGCCCATTTCTCAATCCGAGCGAAGATGCCGCCCGAACACAGCGTTACCATGAGATAAAGAAAACCCGCTGCCAGAAAGAAAGTAAAATAGGCGCGTGTGCTGCTTGCAGCCTGGCGGGTTTCCAGTGTCAGTTCATTAAATCCCACAACAGCGAGCAACGCGGTATCTTTGGTTGCAATCAACCACAGGTTGGCAAGACCTGGCACGGCGAAGCTCATCATGGCCGGGATTGTCACGCGGCGCATGGTCATTAAGGCGGGCATACCGTAGGACTTGGCCGCTTCGATCTGACCGGGCGGAACCGCCTGAATAGCGCCGCGCAAAATCTCGGTCGCGTAAGCGCCCTGGACCACACCCAGCACCCATATGCCTGCGCCAACACCACTGACCTCAACCCGACCCCCGCCCATTGCGGCGGAGATTTTGTTTATGATGTCAGATCCCACGTAATACAGGATCAGGATCAGGACCAGCTCGGGCACAGCCCGGATCACCGTCGTGTAGATGGCGAGAAGATCGCGCGTGACCTTCCCGCCATAGAGTTTGCCATAAGCTCCGAACAATCCGATCACGAGACCGAGGGCATAAGCGCCGAAAGCGATCTGCAATGAGTGGGACAATCCGCGCAGCAGATTGGCCCCCCATCCCGGCGGCGAGAGCGACAAAAGCTCTGCGCTCTGCGCCAATCCAAGTGAATCCAACAGTCCGTTCACGGCAGCGGCTTAGTAAATGCTGGCCGAGAAATAGTTCGATGTGATCTTCTCGTGCGTGCCATCGGCAAGAATTGCGGCGATGCCTTTGTTCAGCGCCTCACGCAGGTCATC includes:
- a CDS encoding ABC transporter permease; translation: MIDFRSLMQPHRIVMMLIFAGIVVWCAVSLQWDWIPNYAPLALQGIWTTIWLLVVTVVLGFLLAVPLGLAQAVGPWYLAAPAKAFCTIIRGTPLLLQLWLLYYGLGSLFPQFPWIRSSELWPYLRQAWPYAVLALTLSYAGYEGEVMRGAFKGVAKGQLEAAKAFGMPRFTMFRRIWLPQAIRNVLPTLGGETILQLKATPLVATITVVDIYAVSSRVRSDTFIIYEPLILLAVFYIFVAGVIAFGFHWLEVKVLGTGNRNGGIS
- a CDS encoding ABC transporter permease, with product MNGLLDSLGLAQSAELLSLSPPGWGANLLRGLSHSLQIAFGAYALGLVIGLFGAYGKLYGGKVTRDLLAIYTTVIRAVPELVLILILYYVGSDIINKISAAMGGGRVEVSGVGAGIWVLGVVQGAYATEILRGAIQAVPPGQIEAAKSYGMPALMTMRRVTIPAMMSFAVPGLANLWLIATKDTALLAVVGFNELTLETRQAASSTRAYFTFFLAAGFLYLMVTLCSGGIFARIEKWARRGQPSLKGGGR